Genomic DNA from Lactuca sativa cultivar Salinas chromosome 8, Lsat_Salinas_v11, whole genome shotgun sequence:
tgatattcttccacaactagtAATGGGGCACGTGTGGGGCCACCCACACTATTTAcgatttgcattgaaatcatttgttgaggattagaagcagccattgaagttaaaATATCTTTAAGCTAAAGTGGtgtatagaagaacttttatccttctcacagaaatggttgaaataccaGGGTAAATTCAAACCAACTATAATATGATCTTAGGGATtaaaaggacaaccactcaagctctgatactaattgagaGAACAAGAACAATCTGATGCGCAGCagcgcagggacaaggtttgagaattcaaaccttgagtgaatgttTAAGATCAATGTCTACTTGCTAATATATGTTCAAGTCAAGcctggaaagaccagtcaagtcttagataatgtgttcaacaaatgatcaagtcaATAAATGAAGAATGAGAATAAATGATCAAAGTAAAGCTAATAATAgaggtggcaaaaattgacacgacacgaacccgacacgaaatcaacgggtttgggtaagatatttcaacccgtttaaataaacggattgacacgacacgacacgaaaattaaatgggtaaggttagggttgagaacttcaactcgaatatgacttgaaaatgacccgtttatttatctgcaagtttttgaattatttaaataatctagaaagatacaaaaccaaaaccataagtaaaagaaaatattcgaattgaattgttttgtaatgttgaaacGACTTAGTCGTCTAGATCAAGACTtcatttcagtttttccattctctcccaaactaccCAGTCTCTTTCACCACTCTCACATCCTCATGACCTTGTCATCCGCCTCCCAACTCtcactcttttaattttgtcatctgaACTTGCTATGACTTCATATATTCTGCTTCCAAACTATTAATTTTTCCTTTCCGCCTATCCAACTCCTACTctttcaacatgctcaatcttttaacctcacatgacacgacatattttaaggtatagccctaacccgaaacccgacacgaactcgacacgaaaataaacgggttgacacgacacgacacattaattaaatgggttgggttagggtcaaacactttcaacccgtttagtgtttcgatacggcacgaacccgacacgacatGACACGATTGCCATCTCTagataataaatgaagaacaagaagaatgttttgaGAGAGGTTTAAAACAACTCAATAAAAGCCAAAAGTTGAGTGAATAATCCCTACTTGACTTTGCATTGaaagctcctataaataggagagaAGGTAACAACGAATTAACCGGAAAATTTACATAGGACCGGACAATAGAAATgtttctgacattctgattgtctaatATTACAAAAAACTAGgtcctatgaaacgttacatAAACACAAATACAAAATTCataaatgcataaagacaaaacaAGTTGATTCCGGATCAGCACCCCTTTCGGACATGAGAGTCATTCCGGAATGTCTTCACTTTAACTTTTCATCTTCTCCTCTTTTGGTCCGGACAGATTCCGGACCACTCTTCATATTTTACTCCGGACCATCATCAATTTCGGAATATCTCCACTTCAGAATTTGAGTTTAGGATTGCtaaaggttcactttcaggttccaacagtTAGCATAATTGCTTCCTACATTTTCATATACATATCCTTATGAATAGTAGCGTTTTATGATTTTAGACTTTGATCACAAAATTTTTTTATGTTAGATTTTGGCCACAAAATattattttagggttttacatTTTGGGTATAAAAATTTGTTATTTTAGACTTTAGCCATAAATAACCTTAAAATTTGACAACAAAACTTTCTTATGTTAGCATATTTTCTCCCTACTTTTTTTTTGTAGTCCACACTTTCCACCATGTTactttgtcaaatgtcattttccaCCCCCACACTTTGTAAAATGTTAGTTTTACCCCTTAAACTTGAACATCGACATTATTAATGCCTTACTTTTCGTATATGGAATGTTTGTAGGTTTGACATGTTTGGTTCCTGCATAGAAATAAATTACAAGAACAATCATTGTAATTTACAAAATAGGTCCCTATACAAAATTATATTTACAATAATGATgtatatgtttaaaaaattatataaatatcccttcctaataacaaatttacaaaAATAAGGTTTGGTTCctacataaaaaaataaattgcAAAAAAATCATTGTAATTTACAGAAAATGTTTGaatgcatatatttttttttataaaacgatctatatatttaaaaattaCCAAAATGATCCATATCTAATATAAAATTTATAGATTACACCCCTTTATaagaataaagaaaataaaaatcatgttgatgatgatgagatACTATCAAAAAGTACAAATACAAAAGATAGATTTAAAATCTTCCTTATCTAAAATAAAACGGATTTTAAATGGAAGAGTCATTTTCATTTCGCCCAAATTTCCCTCCTATTCCCCCATTTCGGTCAGCGAGAAAAACAAGAAGGCTCTAAATTCAAGTGGCCCACCGGCAGCGGCTACCGACTACTCATCTCCGCCGCTTACAGCCGTGTTCTACCGTAGAGAAGGTATGGCGACAAAAAAAAGAGACAGAAATAACCTATTAGCCGTTACCGGAGCTGCTGCCTTCGTAGCCGTGGCCGTCAAGTTCGCCATCGATGCTATTAACTCAAAGAGAAACGATCTCAAGAAGAAAGGTATCTATTCTCTATTTCTCTATGAATAAACGAGTGTATgctatattttttgttttgttaatatCATCGGCTTCTTGTATAAAGTCAACACACAATCTTTTCGACGTGTTAAATAGTATATGTAGTTAATATACTTGCGTGTCATTATCTTGACATTCACTTGAACTCTGTTTAATTCAATGTTTTAAGGTCTTCGAGGCTCCATTGTTAGGGCTAATCTTTCTGCATCGGAAATACTTAAACTAGCTGACCGTCTTATTGCTAACTCGAAGGCGGTTCACGACGCAGTAGCTTCAGTTCCTCTCGATAAGGTATGTATCATTTAAGCGGATCGCAAACTATCTCCAATCAGTTATAATGCTTGATAGATTTCATTCTTTATAAGCTTGTGGTTTATTGAATTATTGAGTTAATTGTAAGGATTGTTTACTGAACATATGATTAGCATGCTGGATTCTCATACATTCTCATTAGCTACTATTGGCGAtcacttatttttgaaattttaggTCACATATACGAATGTTGTGTTACCTCTTGAAGAACTTGAAGCATCCCAATTCCCACTGATCCAGTCTTGTGTCTTCCCAAAATTCGTGTCTACTTCTGAAGAAATACGAAAAACAAGTGCTGAAGCAGAAAGAAGAATAGATGCTCATGTCTCAACCTGCAGGTCTTACTTTCTTACATATTCTTTCATGCATCCTTCATTACACATATTGAACATTCTTTTCCATACTTACACAACAAATTGAGATGTCTTGTTTCTAGTTTCTAACATACATTAATACTACACTCTTCAGCCATAGGGAAGATGTATATCGCACTGTTAAAGCCTTTGCAGCAAAAGGGGAATGGAAAAGCATGGAATTAAAACGTTACACACAAATCCTGGTATGAATTGGAACCCCTTAAATTTGCAAGAAGCTTAATAAATGACATGGctaaaccctaaactctaaaGGTTTTAAACCAtacaaatttagggtttaggtacTTATTGTTCAATATTCAGTGACAGATTAGAGACTTTGAACGTAATGGAATGAATCTGAGTATAACAAAAAGAGAGGAATTACAGAGGTTGAGGACACAAATTGATGAGCTAAGTCTCCAATATATCCAGAATTTGAACGATGATAACTCGTTTCTTCTTTTTGATCACTCAGAATTGCTGGGATTGCCACTAGAGTTCCTTAAGGTTACACATATTTCCTGTAAATTGTGATTAAGATATCATGCTTCATAAGTCATAAATTACTGTTTACTTTATTCTGTTTTCAGAGCTTAGAGAAATCTGAGAATGATAAATACAAAATCAGTCTGAAAATCCATCATGTTTCAGCAGTTCTTGACCTATGTAAGGTatgatttttcttttttgttatttgtttgaaAGATtcaatcttctctctctctctctctctctctctctctctctctcttttctatTTATGATAACATATTATTACATACTTATATTCTGTTTGACTTTTTGAAGGTGGGGTTGACCAGGAGGGATGTTGCAGTAGCTTATGGTAGAAGATGTGAAGCCAATCTTCCCATATTAGAGAAACTGGTACTATTATATTAACTTGAAATTTCTCTAAAAATTCTTAATGACATGAGTTGACTAATTGACTTTATGCTTGTATTCTTTAGGTTCAATTGCGCCATAAATCTGCTAGATTACTTGGCTACAACAACTATGCTGATTTTGTTGTTGGTTGTAGAATGGCAATGTCTTCCTCAAAGGTTCATAACAACATAATtacaatcatttttttttatctccAAAATCAAATGTTTTTTCCTTTTCGATTATTATTAATGAAAATGCTACTAAATTTTCAGGTATTTGAGTTTCTAGAGGAAATCTCTGCAAATTTGAACAATTTCGCTTCCCAAGAACTTAACCTACTAAAAGACTTTAAGGTCATTCATAAAAATCTAGAAACTCCCACATATTTTCTCATATCTTTTTATTTAAAATCTAGAAAAATAACTCTTTTCGATATTATTTAATGAAATTCAGAAGAAAGAGGAAGGAGAAATTCCCTTTGGAATTCAAGATCTTCcattttacataaagaaaatcgAAGAAGAACAATTTGATCTTGACTTTGAAGCTGTAAAGCAGTACTTTCCTGTTAGTTTAGTTCAATCAGGAATTTTCAAAGTATGCGAAGATCTTTTtggtaaaatgaaaaaaaatcaactcattttatttatataaatcaataaatcatcaATATGATATTGAACTTGTATCTTTTTATTGCTATAGGCTTAAGATTCGAAAAGGTTATCAATTCGGACACCTGGCATCATGATGTGGAGCTTTTTTCAGTTTTTGACTTGAACTCTACTGATTTAATTGGTTACTTCTACCTCGATTTGTATACCAGGTTTATATGtgtaaaattttatatatatttttttaatacaagacatgatgatatataattatatttataaaattataaaattctCACTTTTTAAATAGGGAAGGAAAGTATGGACACACCTGTGTTATCCCTCTTCAAAATAGCTCATTAATCAATGGTTCAAGACAGGTATAAAACCATAAATAAGACTATAAGTCACTTCTTTTGTTAATTAGAGTTTCATAAATTGGTAAaaagattaattttttttaatttttttttaaaagattcCTGTGGTCTTGTTGGTAGCCCAAATAAAAAAAGAATGTGGTGGTGATCCAGTGTTATTAAGGTTCTCTGAAGTGGTTAAACTTTTTCATGAGTTTGCTCATGTGGTATGTCAACTTCCATTTAAGTTTTTGATCaataagggtaaaattgtcatttacaCTCAAAGTACAAAAATAATGTGTTTTTTACTTTTTAGGTCCATTGTATGTGCAATCGTGCATCATATGCAAGATTCAGTGGAATGCGACTTGATCCTGACTTTGTGGAAATACCTGCTCTGGTTTTAGAAAATTGGTTTGtaattttgtatttaatttttaatttttgtaatAAGTAAAAATTTAATTGATTTTAATTTGGAAATGTTAATGGACAGGTGTTATGAAGCAGCTTCCCTGAAGCTAATATCCGGTTTTCATCAGGTGAATCATTATTTTCcattttgaataaataaaatgTACAAACTAATTAATTAACAACTACATTTTATATATCGaaatttttttaatcattttttagGACATTACAAAGCCTATAAGTGATAATGTGTGCAAATCGATTAAAAAATGGCGAAGTTCCTTTTCAGCACTTAAATTGAAGCAAGAAATTTTATACTGTAAGTTAtatcttttattaaaagggtagttaatttaataatttttgcatttattattcatcatcatattattttatttattatgtgtGTTAGGTCTATTTGATCAGATTATTCATTCAACTGAAAACGTTGACATCATTGGTTTATTTAAGCATCTTCACCCAAAGGTATTTGATTATAAATGTAATTAAATTATCTacccattttttttaataatcttttttttttttaaaaggtaATGTTAGGTTTACCAATGTTGGAAGGAACAAATCCAGCCTCTTGTTTCCCAAGTAGTGCTATTGGATGTGatgctgcttgttatactcatATTTGGAGTCAGGTATtgaataaaacttttttttttttccttattttATCGTTTTtccattaatttaattaataaaaatatgtaATTTTGTTTACAGGTTTTTGCAGATGATATATATGCATCAAAGTTTCGTGATGATATTTTCAACCAGAATACTGGCATGCATTTCAGGAATAAGGTAACAATCAATTACAATCactaatgaaaataaataaataaataaatgatttttatttttaattatagcattttactttAAAATAAATGAACAGATAATGGAAGCTGGAGGATCAAAGGAGCCTATTGAACTTTTATCGGATTTTCTTGGAAGAGAACCCACGGTCAAAGCTTTTGTTGACAGCAAAGCCGCAAGTTATAATGAAGCATCGTTTAGATGAAAATGAATCAGagatttgttatttatttttgagAAAAAAGTTTTTAAAGAGGGAAAATTACAAAAACATAATGCATGTATTTCAGTCTAATATTTGAATTCATGATGATGGATCTAGGCGAATTGTGTTTGATTGTTTATTAGGTTAATTAGTCAAGGGTCTAATTTGTCgggttaaataaataaatcatatcAAATTCAGTCACAAGACCTGATTAATTAAGCTTAGGCTATGTTTGGATCGAATAAACTAGTTTATTTATGGACTAATATCATAAAAGTCCTATATTTTTGCCACTAAATTGGAAAAAgctttgattttaatttttggtTGACCATTGACATGATATTTTCGTAGAATTATCACTTGAGAGCTAATATCTGGAGATGAGAAGGTAATCTGTTCTATCCAGTCACCACTAGCCTATTCCCTAGCCATCACCTTTTATAAACCATAAAAGGACTCATGCATTCGAGAAGGGTTTCACAGTCCCTAATTTTGCATTTTGAAGTTTCGAAATCGTTGGTGAAGTTAGGTGGAGTAGAAAGGTATGTATGGAAACAAGAAATTGATGCTTCTGAGGGTGGTTATCTTCGTCTATGGAGTATGGTGTTCCAAGTTTGAACTAAGGGCTTCTACTTTTGGAACTAAGAAGCCTAAAGGGCCTAAGCTTCCTGAGAAGACATACCTTCCAGACTCTGACTCCGATGATGAAGCATTTGACTTTAGCTTCTTGGATTTTTCTGAAGAAACTTTCAAAGCCCCCTCCAAACTATGTGATGATCATTTTCTTAACTTATTGTGTGACGAAAACATATTAAGGAGTGTTGATGCAATGGTAGATGATGGAGACATTCTTGGTGGTCAACAAAATGAGCATGCCCACTTAGATGAGGACGATGAAGATGTTGGTGTCAAGTTATAGGGTGCATGATCCTAATGTTGATTGGAAAGAGATGAGGCCCCAATTAGGAGACTGTTCTGAATCCCCTGCTCAACTCAGGTTTGCTTTAACTAATTATGCAGTCCATGGAGGATACCAACTTTATTTTGAAAAAAGTGAGAGTGAGGGTTATAACTAAGCGTGGTAGTGGAAGAAGCGCCAATAAAAATAAATACGATGTCCATTTAGGGCTGTAGCTGGATGGAAGTACAATGAAAGGACATTCCATATTAAATTCTGTAATGAAATTCATCTGTGTGCTAGAAATTATCACTTTGGTTCCCTAGTTACTCGCAACTGGTTAGCCAAACACTATCTGAAAGATGTAATATGAAGCCCAAGATGACATTGCTAGAGATGCAAGCAGATGTGCTACAAAGGTTTTCAGTGAGTGTATCTGTTGGGCAATGCCAAAGAGCAAGGTCTACTGCAATGAGGATGATAAAAGGGAAGTTAAAAGACCACTATGCCAGGGTTCGGGACTATGCAACTACACTTAGGTTGACTAATCCGAGTACAACTTGCTAGGTGGGGGTGGAAAGTAATCCGACGTGTAACTATTTTAGGAGGTTTTATGTTGGCTTCAAGGCTTTTGGAGATGGATGGAATAGAGGATGTAGAAGGGTGATAGGACTAAATGATAGTTTCTTGAAGGGGCaagtagggggggggggggggtgacatccccaaattcacggtcattttaaacaaattttatttatgcattttaaaaattagagtatcctttttgaaaagtagtattgtagaatttgtttccaaaaaacatgataatgacgttatcaaaacatttttgaataaatgtatttttatttaaaacaacgggatgtcatcgtcagtacaaaaacataagcataaacatacattatattcatttacactaatgatttacatctcctttaatctcttagtgtaatgtataTTCACATCGATACCAATTGTAAcgcctggttcttggtatgtatttaaaatcataatttattcactttcgtagagaaactcgacgagttgggagcgccagactcgtcgagtagagatgatTTGGGACGTGGGTTaagaaacctactcgacgagttgggaggcctcaactcgatgagtaggttggcagaaatgaaaccctaattttcagggttttgtaccctatttaaagtccttaatgtTTCATTGTGGCCCCCCTCATCGTTCCCCCCGTCcagtaaaaccctaattcgtgctTTCTatcattttgagtgtgtgtgagcgTAAAGAGTGTTTTCTTTGGCGCTTTCTTGAAGGAGTTTGAAGTTTGGTGTTGCTTAGTTGAAGAgagaagctttggatctaggaATTCCTCTGTTGTGGCAGCCATATTAAGGTATAGAGTCGATACCTTGACCATTTATTTGATAGATCTCTTCATTGAGAAGTTTATGGCCTTTAGTAGCTTATTTTGGAGTcattcttggatttgagcatgTCTTGAAGTTATGACTTCAGATATAGACATTTCATGGCCTTTTGAGACTTAAAGTTGCCAGctttatcaagtcttggccctCCTCCATGCCCTAAGTCTCTTATGAagcttagttttggtgttttTTGCCTCTTGataccatgcatggacgtaaagttagcaactttacgtggtatctcatcCCTAGGGGaacagatctatggtttggaggcaTTAGACTCGCTTGGAAGTGACTGTATGAGTTAGAACTaggaaaactcaacgagttgcttatccaactcggcgagttggattgtgGCCCCCTCCCCTGGCCTTTCTGATTCTGAgaaaactcggtgagttgttgagatgactcgacaagttgatagatgcactcgacgagttgggtcaacatggattgttgacattgactttgaccatggttgatcaAGTTTGAATTCTgaggcattttgggtattttggaatTTTAATGGAAAGATCACTTGGTTCAGGGAGTGAGTAGAGTTGATTCCGGGGCAAAGACATTTCAACTATTTtccgacatttgaggtgagttttcctcctgtATGAACGGGtagaaggcaccaataccggcccgtatatgtatgttagtatgttcTAGACTAAGGTCTGATGTCAGGGAGTtcccgatgtaggtttatatgttttcgGATTTTGATCCGATGCCGGGCAGTGAACGATataggtttatatgtttccagaTTTCGATTTGATGTCGGGCGGTGcgcgaggaatgtttgtatgctttatgtcttcgtgattcttgcatgtgtctgcATTGTATGTTTTCGGATTACGATCCACGATGAACGTTTGtatgtttccggatttcggtccgatgtcgtgttgggcccgaggaatgtttatatgtttatgttatgtaattatttatgtgtatttgttgatatgtttatatgtatactgcGCTTTGCCCGATGCCAGGCAGGGCCCGATGTCGAACATTGTCCGATGTTGCGCGAGGTCcacgatatgtttatatgtgattatgtgaatatatgtatggtatgtggtagtttggggagattcactaagcttcatgcttacagttttgatttttggtttcaggtacttccggtagcaaagggaagagctcgggatgactgcattgcacacaccatgatgttttagcctgtgatgtttactctgatatatttgacagttgttttgatataagatactattacttatgttttgatgagatgattttgataactatggttttatttaataattaaaaatgaaatttttggtcatgatttttgggatgttacaccagtgattcaaataaactgagtgggtcaggttgggaaacatgctgagtacataggattttcaacccacaataatatatttattatgtttaatcatgaaACAATTAACCCAACTTCCCATTcgtattatcttctttattcttaaggatctaccctaagaatcatctttctatcatttattcattcctaaggattgtcctaaggaataggcacgaagtccatcgctgcaagggtttatataacagacactaagtccatagatgccgatgttatctattaggaacaactgccaatattatcctttaggcgcaATTTCTAGGATTATGATGTATCTATTAGGTACATATGCCAGTATTATCCTTTAGGCGCAACTTCTAGGATTATGATgtatctattaggcacaactgccaataTTATCCATTAGGCGCAACTACCACGATATTTAGAGTACATCTAGTGAACatgtagttcaaaaacacctacaggttgtagCGCAGTtaccaatgttcatctatagggcactaagtccatagctgccaatgttcatctatatcatatttcatctctcatcattcatctacccatctttacccaatatttttataggtataaaatacatatacagtttaaatcaaataaaacatgtatattttgttcatccaacatagatattaagaaaacagataatatgcacacaaaacacgtaatatatattaaatacttcatatatatgtgtaagatgaaagtaacaatGCACTCACAttttaaagtgatgactcgaaattcaGGCAGCGCTTTGCTTCTAACAATTGTCtcttccttcgacaaaacctagcattattatcactaaattttagtctaatatttattgtgactaattattagtctagatttatcattaactcaaagtctactttcatgagctatcaaataaggattagccagacaggacagttgggaggcagggCCATTTCAGCgtatagcctttctgaaatctaacaaccaagccaacgtgaTCATTCTAggcacctctcccgtaagtataTCAATTAGTATAACGAccttgaatcactgataaatcttgtttataggttcataataatgataatgaacttaaacataagttatactttaagtagggtaaacataactcacttacagGGGAGTTTAGCGAGGAAACAGGTTCTGTGCGGACAGAACTTCTGAGCTGAAattcttcttctcggagccttctggtGCTCCGGGACTCTctactaacacctaggaggttCTAGGGAAAAGTCTTgagggtttgggggtgtttaggAGAGAATTAGAGTGAAGAAATGAGGAAAAACGAGTGCTATTATAGGCTGCCAACTcccgcgtacgctgggcgtactcaagggtacgcagggcatactcagGCCATGTGTCGCCATCTCATGCGAAGCCATGCGGAGGAAGGTGCGGCCCATATCTTGCCATGTGTCACTCGTTGGTTAATCATAAacactaattatcttctaaaatccgtaactttcgcatatgtgctccgtttttgacgttctttatatccacgcgtaggtagcgacgtgatctacaaatttcatttagaatcCATTGCCTAATTATGACTttgtttttaaagttatattttaacattcttagacagttaaagtgagttaaaagttcataactttGCCGGTTTTGTAgcaaaacttcgacgagtcataacttcttcgttaagtcagatttcaacgttctttatatgtacggaatccttgtgacatatactataacttggttaagattatttactcatataatcttctatcaaaaatttgtttttttgacgcttattatctctaaattgactagcacgaatctacgggcgttacaattatctcccccttagaatGATACGTCCTTGAATCATCAAGaaaacagggcttgtataatgactccataatttatcttttcatcctaggtaatgaCCGTAACTCTTATGTCTTTTCTAACATGTTTCTAACTATTGGACTTCTTGACTGCTGGCGGTGCAcaatcttgcacctgctctttatccaatgttggactttcaatcgtaaccttcgagttacaaaatcaaTCCTTATTGTAGACTGATGCTTCTAATTAAACAGAATTGACTTAATATAATGTCTTTACTTCAATTATTGTAACAGATCGATGGGTCATcttctaatgatctctcatcgtatgatgcaactcttagactcaggtctttttgAGTCAGCTTCCAGAATGGatgataccttccttcatgttctaatgtggtataatcacattctagcatgtaaaacttctagctacaagcttcttactttaacAATGATCACAATACTTCTATTGATTGCTTCGATTCTCTTTCACTTCAGTCTTTTGGCTTAAGTCacatgctacatcaaacttggttctctgaaccacgtaacatacttatcttagtaggacttgatttgatatgaccactagggttggaataacaatcatcttcttgttCATTACCGAATCGATGGTAACGACAGACATGAGCAAAACATAATCAATTACTagcgccttggtaaccttgtgactttccctgatccaagtgcgagtcatgtgcttccaatagtataggcctctactacatTTCACACATGCTCATAGTCATTCCAAGTATTGCCTCTTAgttctccaagtcaccatacaaaaaTTTCACATAGTCATTTAACACATTGGATGACAAAActaaggtttatattatttcttgaaacgattatatatatatatatatatatatatatatatatatatatatatatatatatatatatatatatatataagttcatcCTAGACTATGCCTTTTTGtattaggctacaccacatgatacTATCTACATGGCTACTTCATATCTCGATATATAAatccttactcctgattccttgTGTCGTCACCAGCTTCACCAAGGATCATtaggaatgctcttgcctttggctttagTGGCGCATTCGGTCttgctgcttcatttttctttgggcagtccctagaaatatgcccttcttcattacatctataacacacccttttgttgaatgcACACTCATTAGCGTAATGCCCagtcttcccacacttgaaacaagtgacCTCCTCGTCACATTTTCTagagtgtttatttttgcacttctcacaccatttcgcttcacctcctcaTACTCCAGACATTGAGACATGTtgttcttgttggaccttgaagatcctttcgccaacttcaaccttgttggtggttctACCTT
This window encodes:
- the LOC111887622 gene encoding probable thimet oligopeptidase, translating into MLMMMRYYQKVQIQKIDLKSSLSKIKRILNGRVIFISPKFPSYSPISVSEKNKKALNSSGPPAAATDYSSPPLTAVFYRREGMATKKRDRNNLLAVTGAAAFVAVAVKFAIDAINSKRNDLKKKGLRGSIVRANLSASEILKLADRLIANSKAVHDAVASVPLDKVTYTNVVLPLEELEASQFPLIQSCVFPKFVSTSEEIRKTSAEAERRIDAHVSTCSHREDVYRTVKAFAAKGEWKSMELKRYTQILIRDFERNGMNLSITKREELQRLRTQIDELSLQYIQNLNDDNSFLLFDHSELLGLPLEFLKSLEKSENDKYKISLKIHHVSAVLDLCKVGLTRRDVAVAYGRRCEANLPILEKLVQLRHKSARLLGYNNYADFVVGCRMAMSSSKVFEFLEEISANLNNFASQELNLLKDFKKKEEGEIPFGIQDLPFYIKKIEEEQFDLDFEAVKQYFPVSLVQSGIFKVCEDLFGLRFEKVINSDTWHHDVELFSVFDLNSTDLIGYFYLDLYTREGKYGHTCVIPLQNSSLINGSRQIPVVLLVAQIKKECGGDPVLLRFSEVVKLFHEFAHVVHCMCNRASYARFSGMRLDPDFVEIPALVLENWCYEAASLKLISGFHQDITKPISDNVCKSIKKWRSSFSALKLKQEILYCLFDQIIHSTENVDIIGLFKHLHPKVMLGLPMLEGTNPASCFPSSAIGCDAACYTHIWSQVFADDIYASKFRDDIFNQNTGMHFRNKIMEAGGSKEPIELLSDFLGREPTVKAFVDSKAASYNEASFR